One genomic segment of Blattabacterium sp. (Blaberus giganteus) includes these proteins:
- the mreC gene encoding rod shape-determining protein MreC, which produces MREIFNFFLKWRFLIFFFLLEFFAVFLSFSNSKFHQYIYAGSSNFIIGKIYESIYKLRSYFLLEIENKKLLNENKRLHEAQISSKIRKISKDFQKEDIHYLQQYTFTPVKIINNSIHEQSNYITINKGNIDGISPDMGIILSDGIAGIIIKSSPHFSIAISLLNPKIKVNARLKKNKYFGTLSWNGLDHEYVVLYDIPRHSTIHKGDIVETDGKSSTFPEGITIGRVHSYKLDEEHANYIIKVKLMANFSTIENAYVVKNLFKKEWNDVQLYKVENK; this is translated from the coding sequence ATGCGTGAAATTTTTAATTTTTTTTTAAAATGGCGTTTCCTGATTTTCTTTTTTTTACTAGAATTTTTCGCTGTTTTTCTTTCCTTTTCAAATTCAAAATTTCATCAATATATTTATGCAGGTTCTTCAAATTTTATAATTGGAAAAATTTATGAATCCATCTACAAATTGCGTAGTTATTTTTTATTAGAAATTGAAAACAAAAAACTTTTAAATGAAAATAAAAGATTACATGAAGCTCAAATATCTTCTAAAATAAGAAAAATATCTAAAGATTTTCAAAAAGAGGATATTCATTATTTACAACAGTATACTTTTACTCCAGTAAAAATTATAAATAATAGTATACACGAACAATCCAACTATATAACCATAAACAAAGGAAATATAGATGGAATTTCCCCAGATATGGGGATTATATTGTCAGATGGAATTGCAGGGATTATTATAAAAAGTTCTCCACATTTTAGTATAGCAATTTCTCTTTTAAATCCAAAAATTAAGGTCAATGCCAGACTAAAAAAAAATAAGTATTTTGGAACTCTTAGTTGGAATGGATTGGATCATGAATATGTAGTTTTATATGATATACCAAGACATTCCACGATACATAAAGGAGATATTGTCGAAACAGATGGTAAATCTTCCACTTTTCCTGAAGGAATTACAATTGGAAGAGTTCATTCTTATAAATTGGATGAAGAACATGCTAATTATATTATAAAAGTGAAACTCATGGCTAATTTTTCTACCATAGAAAATGCTTATGTTGTAAAAAATTTGTTTAAAAAAGAATGGAATGATGTTCAACTTTATAAAGTTGAAAATAAGTAA
- the mrdA gene encoding penicillin-binding protein 2 produces the protein MKKLYKFYILLIFIGIILIIRLFYIQIYTEKYILNAFNTSIKQEIIIPERGSIFDRNENLLVFNKSIYELIVIPILIDEHFNIIEFCNLVGIDKNTFSKNLEKAKAYSKYLPSVFLPFISKEKFATIQEKLYKYKGFDWTKRSLRDYKVESSSNILGYIGEVTQKVIKKESNYYQMGDFIGWAGVEKSYEKILRGKKGVKYWVRDRKGCIIGSYNNNKNNIKAISGNDISLTIDWNLQNYAEQLMYQKKGGIVAINPKNGEILSLVSSPINDPNLFVGINRSKEFKKLMKNTIDNPLFDRTTQARYPPASPFKLLTELAGLQMGVVDTNTTFICYKGFKYGKKRIHCHSGIHGFPIGIETAVAVSCNNYFAQVYKRVIEKYPKDLTKGVNEWCDIIKSFGFGNYLYNDLATGEKGVIPSGDYYNKKYGTTKWNAITIISNSIGQGEINVTPIQLANMVCAIANRGFFYTPHIVKRINHQLISNPNYTVAKQTKVKKKYFDLIINGMEKVFIIGTGRSFRSYDIRMAGKTGTAQNFIKVNHKKIVSLPDHSIFILFAPIEDPKIAISVIIENGGFGSRWAGPIASLIAEKYIKNNVIRKNLEKKIMTSGLQKVYNSIAKMKKLNNFYTYTYNGKKK, from the coding sequence ATGAAAAAATTATATAAATTTTACATTTTGTTAATTTTTATAGGTATAATTCTCATAATCAGATTATTTTATATCCAAATATATACAGAAAAGTATATTTTGAATGCTTTTAATACTTCTATAAAACAAGAAATTATTATTCCTGAAAGAGGGTCTATTTTTGATAGAAATGAGAATCTATTGGTTTTTAACAAATCTATTTATGAATTAATAGTTATTCCTATTCTTATAGATGAACATTTTAACATTATAGAATTTTGTAATCTCGTAGGAATTGATAAAAATACTTTTTCTAAAAATTTAGAAAAAGCAAAAGCTTATTCTAAATATTTGCCATCCGTTTTTTTACCTTTTATTTCAAAAGAAAAGTTCGCTACTATACAAGAAAAACTTTATAAATACAAAGGGTTTGATTGGACAAAACGTTCTCTTAGGGATTACAAAGTAGAAAGTTCATCCAATATATTAGGATATATAGGAGAAGTTACTCAAAAAGTAATTAAAAAAGAATCTAATTATTATCAAATGGGAGATTTTATTGGTTGGGCCGGTGTAGAAAAATCTTATGAAAAAATTTTAAGAGGAAAAAAAGGAGTAAAATATTGGGTAAGAGATAGAAAAGGATGTATTATAGGAAGTTATAATAATAATAAAAATAATATAAAAGCTATAAGTGGAAATGATATTTCTTTAACTATAGACTGGAATTTACAAAATTACGCAGAACAGCTTATGTATCAAAAAAAGGGAGGAATCGTTGCTATAAATCCTAAAAATGGAGAAATTTTATCCTTAGTATCTAGTCCCATTAATGATCCCAATTTATTTGTAGGTATAAATAGATCTAAAGAATTTAAAAAATTAATGAAAAATACAATAGATAATCCTTTATTTGATAGAACTACACAAGCTCGTTATCCACCAGCTTCTCCATTTAAATTGCTTACTGAATTAGCAGGTCTTCAAATGGGAGTAGTAGACACTAATACGACTTTTATATGTTATAAGGGATTTAAATATGGGAAAAAGAGAATTCATTGTCATTCTGGAATTCATGGATTTCCTATAGGGATAGAAACAGCAGTAGCTGTATCTTGTAATAATTATTTTGCACAAGTTTATAAACGTGTGATAGAAAAATATCCTAAAGATTTGACAAAAGGAGTTAATGAATGGTGTGATATTATAAAAAGTTTTGGTTTTGGAAATTATTTGTATAACGATTTAGCTACAGGAGAAAAAGGTGTTATTCCTTCTGGAGACTATTATAATAAAAAATATGGAACAACAAAATGGAATGCTATTACAATTATTTCTAATAGTATAGGTCAAGGAGAGATCAATGTGACTCCTATACAATTAGCTAATATGGTTTGCGCTATAGCAAATAGGGGTTTTTTCTATACTCCACATATAGTAAAACGAATAAATCATCAACTTATATCAAATCCTAACTACACTGTAGCTAAACAGACTAAAGTAAAAAAGAAATATTTTGATTTAATTATTAATGGAATGGAAAAAGTATTTATTATCGGAACTGGAAGAAGTTTTAGATCATACGATATTAGAATGGCTGGAAAAACAGGAACGGCTCAGAATTTTATTAAAGTGAATCATAAAAAAATAGTTTCTTTACCCGATCATTCTATTTTTATATTGTTTGCTCCAATAGAAGATCCTAAAATTGCTATTTCTGTTATAATAGAAAATGGAGGATTTGGATCTCGTTGGGCCGGACCTATTGCTAGTCTTATTGCAGAAAAGTATATCAAAAATAATGTGATTAGAAAAAATCTTGAAAAAAAAATAATGACTTCAGGACTGCAAAAAGTATATAATTCAATAGCAAAAATGAAGAAATTAAATAACTTTTACACTTATACATATAATGGTAAAAAGAAATAA
- the truA gene encoding tRNA pseudouridine(38-40) synthase TruA, giving the protein MRFFIELAYNGKHFFGWQIQKKVSTVEEELEYCLSKLLKTSINVVGASRTDKGVHAKQMFAHFDYERKIKNNFVDRLNVFLPKSIKVFNIFPVKKNIHARFDAIKRTYKYYLTREKNPFNEDLSWYCFYPLNIQTMNIASKKLMEYKDFSSFCKKKKKRKNEEENNICQIYHASWSENNNILCFTIEANRFLRSMVRAIIGRLIDVGRNKISINEFVKIIELRDSNFCKFIVPACGLFLTNILYTEEIFYEKKLE; this is encoded by the coding sequence ATGAGATTTTTCATTGAATTAGCTTATAATGGAAAACATTTTTTTGGATGGCAAATTCAAAAAAAAGTAAGTACAGTAGAAGAAGAATTAGAATATTGTTTATCAAAATTATTGAAAACATCTATAAATGTTGTAGGGGCTAGTAGAACAGATAAAGGAGTTCATGCTAAACAAATGTTTGCTCATTTTGATTATGAAAGAAAAATTAAAAATAATTTCGTAGATAGATTAAATGTTTTTTTACCTAAATCTATTAAAGTATTCAATATTTTTCCAGTAAAAAAAAATATTCATGCAAGATTTGATGCTATAAAACGAACATATAAATATTATTTAACGCGCGAAAAAAATCCATTTAATGAAGATTTATCTTGGTACTGTTTTTATCCACTCAATATTCAAACAATGAATATAGCTTCAAAAAAACTCATGGAGTATAAGGATTTTAGTTCTTTTTGTAAAAAAAAAAAAAAAAGAAAAAATGAAGAAGAAAACAATATATGTCAAATTTATCATGCAAGTTGGTCTGAGAATAATAACATTTTATGCTTTACAATTGAAGCTAATCGATTTTTAAGATCGATGGTTAGAGCTATTATAGGGAGGCTTATTGATGTAGGAAGAAATAAAATCAGCATAAATGAATTTGTAAAAATTATAGAATTAAGAGATTCTAATTTTTGCAAATTTATAGTCCCTGCATGTGGTTTGTTTCTAACTAATATTCTCTATACAGAAGAGATTTTTTATGAAAAAAAATTGGAATAA
- a CDS encoding aspartate aminotransferase family protein translates to MKELEKDFLQYQTQINPSPMNIIVNHAEGSYIYGKDGKKYLDFVAGISVNVLGHGNKKIKEAIKKQVDKYLHTMVYGEFIQNPSVMLCKKISENIPYPLTTTYLVNSGTEAVEGALKLAKCYTGREEIISCKWSYHGNTHGSMSVMGNENYKRSFRPLLPLIKFITFNHVEELINSITNKTACIILETIQCSAGIILPNISFLKEVRKQCNLKKALMILDEIQTGFGRTGKLFAFEHYGVIPDILIMGKGMGGGMPISGFVSSRKIMKTFRDITPLGHLTTFGGNAVSASASLATLNQLINSNIMEQVSVKEKWIREYLVHNKIKNIHGKGLILSFELKNKETVEKVFKNCIKKGLILFRFLFHNNSLRISPPLTITKKEIQKGCSIILESLNKL, encoded by the coding sequence ATGAAAGAATTAGAAAAGGACTTTCTTCAATATCAAACTCAAATCAATCCATCTCCCATGAATATCATAGTCAATCACGCGGAAGGAAGCTATATTTATGGAAAAGATGGTAAAAAATATTTAGATTTTGTAGCAGGAATTTCCGTAAATGTATTAGGACATGGAAATAAAAAAATAAAAGAAGCTATAAAAAAACAAGTAGATAAATATCTACATACCATGGTATATGGAGAATTTATACAAAATCCTAGTGTGATGCTTTGTAAAAAAATATCAGAAAATATTCCATATCCACTAACTACTACTTATTTAGTTAATTCTGGAACAGAAGCTGTAGAAGGAGCTTTAAAATTAGCTAAATGTTATACTGGAAGAGAAGAAATTATATCCTGTAAATGGTCTTATCATGGAAATACTCATGGCTCCATGAGTGTTATGGGTAATGAAAATTATAAAAGGTCTTTTAGACCTTTGTTACCTTTAATTAAATTTATCACATTTAATCATGTAGAAGAATTAATTAATTCTATTACAAACAAAACTGCTTGTATTATTTTAGAAACAATTCAATGTTCTGCTGGAATTATATTACCTAATATTTCTTTTTTAAAAGAAGTAAGAAAACAATGTAATTTAAAGAAAGCTTTAATGATCCTTGACGAAATCCAAACTGGATTTGGAAGAACAGGAAAACTTTTTGCATTTGAACATTATGGAGTCATTCCTGATATATTAATAATGGGAAAAGGAATGGGAGGAGGAATGCCTATCAGTGGTTTTGTCTCTTCTAGAAAAATTATGAAAACTTTTCGTGATATTACTCCTTTAGGACATTTAACTACTTTTGGTGGAAATGCTGTTTCTGCTTCTGCTTCTTTAGCTACTTTAAATCAACTTATTAATTCCAATATAATGGAACAAGTATCTGTGAAAGAAAAATGGATTAGAGAATATTTGGTTCATAATAAAATTAAAAATATTCATGGAAAAGGTCTTATTTTATCTTTTGAATTAAAAAATAAAGAGACAGTAGAAAAAGTTTTTAAAAATTGTATAAAAAAAGGATTAATATTATTTCGTTTTTTATTTCATAACAATTCTTTACGTATATCTCCTCCATTAACAATTACAAAAAAGGAAATCCAAAAAGGATGTTCTATTATTCTAGAAAGTTTAAATAAACTTTAA
- a CDS encoding OstA-like protein has product MLIFIFIFFLKGFSSTSNEVKKIVQIVHADIIRNNNNHDQTFVLIGNVHLKYDKYHLFCDKVIYNKKNNKYYGYGNVRLESKKTKIVSKNITGNFFDFQLSGKVILYQKKIKLTAEIINYNFQKKSLQAINNVVLFFDKTKLTTNILEYNFILNQIFLQKNSIIYYGNYTIYSKKGFFYFNKKKIELKHEIKLISKNYTAYANTLEYLLEQNQVNFRDTVIIVQNTNLNNFIYAKKALFSFNKKIFLFKNYVSIYYNGKIVRGEYLFFDHKKKYGFIKNVLFEDSKRKYFLMSGHGKFDFHSGSLIFEKNPKIIKILKKNNSVFIYSNILKINIKKDYTYSIQAFSVKSFLLNESIQGKCDSFNYESSNDYVQFDGNPIFWFQNKQITGKIIYIHFEKENNDILKYIKIVKNAFYIEKINSKEFNHIEGDIMTGFFNKENILEKIIIKENINSIIFFNKIINKLSCGVLSIDLDKLNKIKKISCIGEAYSELIPIHKKSPKELLYFHKFWKEKDKPKNDKKLFIYKEINKYKKESLLEKKQIKIMVK; this is encoded by the coding sequence ATGTTAATTTTTATTTTTATTTTTTTTTTAAAAGGATTTTCTTCTACTTCTAATGAAGTAAAAAAAATTGTACAAATCGTTCATGCTGATATAATACGAAACAATAATAATCATGATCAAACTTTTGTTTTAATAGGAAACGTTCATTTAAAATATGATAAGTATCATCTTTTTTGTGATAAGGTTATATATAATAAAAAAAATAATAAATATTATGGATATGGAAATGTGAGATTAGAGTCAAAAAAAACTAAAATAGTATCTAAAAATATAACAGGTAATTTTTTTGATTTTCAATTATCAGGTAAGGTAATTCTGTATCAAAAAAAAATAAAATTAACAGCGGAAATTATTAATTATAATTTTCAAAAAAAATCACTTCAAGCTATCAATAATGTTGTCCTATTTTTTGATAAAACCAAATTAACTACTAATATATTAGAATATAATTTTATACTAAATCAAATTTTTTTACAAAAAAATAGCATTATATATTATGGAAATTATACTATATATAGTAAAAAAGGTTTTTTTTATTTTAATAAAAAAAAGATAGAATTAAAACATGAAATTAAATTGATTAGCAAAAATTATACTGCATATGCCAATACGTTAGAATATCTGTTGGAACAAAATCAAGTAAATTTTCGTGACACCGTGATTATAGTGCAAAATACAAATCTTAATAATTTTATTTATGCTAAAAAAGCACTATTCTCATTTAATAAAAAAATATTTTTATTTAAAAATTATGTAAGTATTTATTATAATGGAAAAATTGTGAGAGGAGAATATTTATTTTTTGATCACAAAAAAAAGTATGGATTTATTAAAAATGTTTTGTTTGAAGATTCAAAAAGAAAATATTTTTTGATGAGTGGACATGGAAAATTTGATTTTCATTCTGGATCCTTAATTTTCGAAAAAAATCCGAAAATTATAAAAATATTAAAAAAAAATAATTCTGTTTTCATTTATTCAAACATTTTAAAAATAAATATAAAAAAGGACTATACATATTCGATTCAAGCTTTTTCTGTAAAAAGTTTTTTATTGAATGAATCTATTCAAGGAAAATGTGATTCTTTTAATTATGAATCTTCAAATGATTATGTTCAATTTGATGGAAATCCCATATTTTGGTTTCAAAATAAACAAATTACTGGAAAAATCATATATATACATTTTGAAAAGGAAAATAATGATATTTTGAAATATATAAAAATTGTTAAAAATGCTTTTTATATAGAAAAAATAAACTCAAAAGAGTTTAATCATATAGAAGGAGATATTATGACTGGATTTTTTAACAAAGAAAATATTTTAGAAAAAATAATAATTAAAGAAAATATTAACAGTATTATTTTTTTTAATAAAATAATTAATAAATTATCCTGTGGTGTTCTATCTATAGATTTAGATAAATTAAATAAAATAAAAAAAATCTCTTGCATAGGAGAAGCATATTCAGAATTAATTCCTATTCATAAAAAAAGTCCTAAGGAACTCCTTTATTTTCATAAATTTTGGAAAGAAAAAGATAAACCGAAAAATGATAAAAAACTTTTTATATATAAAGAAATAAACAAATATAAAAAAGAAAGTTTATTAGAAAAAAAACAAATTAAAATTATGGTTAAATAG
- a CDS encoding putative LPS assembly protein LptD: protein MYKIRISVYIILFMFSISIFYGNEKKENRILDNHHKIKNDFSFLKDVLKYKSDIQEHDIKEGKSYLKGQASVEYDNTKIEADYIELSWKTGDLYAKSKEQSVFLQKGNQLYFLNKIHFNLNHKIGEAKNFYIKEKNHIVIANDILKKKEDILMKKITYISDSFFLEKKDNSPDFYLKTDYLKYSYLKKYIFSGPIFFYWYKVPMPIFLPFLYMPIELKKASYGILYPKLGIQDKKIYMEDLGLFFPISDLFNFRINTSIYNTKKWKIQTKIEYKLRYAYDGLINFDYQNMFNEQKNYLFQWKHNSDFKSNSEISFNANINYDNIFLHNKNINFSYINIRKKFYNYLWFIDFYMIQYHDKKKIKFIIPEFIFHTNNILFHDKKNSFLNHINIENRFQFNNFIDVHKTIYFHAGLNHNMSMTTYFYFFYPYLKGSSKILYKDFYTWNFQDFYVSSFQNLDFSTNIVSIPFYKIWNFKNIFLLKHQIKPILSFHVKYFPPVFYNVKNHFEKRINFILDNDCISTIKNPWNGVEKKIEIFKEINTSFLIDHNFMKWENFHITGNTDLAKNSEIKYKVGIDFGKKEKKNKIIYFDFSFSSNYKINFFPVKNKFQKKGKNRYDYFFFDRKNYAKYSIPLNLKIDFHSNYEKNFFNKKQLFHTLLNFNGSINITKYWKISFNTDYNLLKNQIIFANIIFDRDIRSFDMSFNCVLAKNYSWSFFIGLKDPNFRNIIQYNEKN, encoded by the coding sequence TTGTATAAAATTCGAATTTCTGTTTATATCATATTATTTATGTTTTCTATATCCATTTTTTACGGAAACGAAAAAAAAGAAAATCGTATTCTTGATAATCATCATAAAATAAAAAATGATTTTTCTTTTTTGAAAGATGTTTTAAAATATAAATCGGATATACAAGAACATGATATAAAAGAAGGAAAATCATATTTAAAAGGACAAGCTTCTGTAGAATATGATAACACAAAAATTGAAGCTGATTATATAGAATTAAGCTGGAAAACTGGAGATTTATATGCGAAATCAAAAGAACAATCTGTTTTTTTACAAAAAGGAAATCAACTATATTTTTTAAATAAAATTCATTTCAATTTAAATCATAAAATAGGAGAAGCAAAAAACTTCTATATAAAAGAAAAAAATCATATTGTGATAGCTAATGATATTTTAAAAAAAAAAGAGGATATTTTAATGAAAAAAATTACATATATATCAGATTCTTTTTTTTTAGAAAAAAAAGATAATTCTCCTGATTTTTATTTAAAAACAGATTATTTAAAATATTCTTATTTAAAAAAATATATTTTTTCTGGTCCAATTTTTTTTTATTGGTATAAAGTCCCAATGCCTATTTTTTTACCTTTTTTATATATGCCTATAGAATTGAAAAAAGCATCTTATGGTATTTTGTATCCAAAATTAGGAATTCAAGACAAAAAAATTTATATGGAAGATTTAGGATTATTTTTTCCTATTTCTGATTTATTCAATTTTAGAATAAATACTTCCATATATAATACTAAAAAATGGAAAATTCAAACAAAAATAGAATATAAATTGAGATATGCTTATGATGGATTGATTAATTTTGATTATCAAAATATGTTCAATGAACAAAAAAATTATTTATTTCAATGGAAACATAATTCAGATTTTAAATCGAATTCTGAAATAAGTTTTAATGCGAATATTAATTATGATAATATTTTTTTACATAATAAAAATATTAATTTTTCTTATATAAACATAAGAAAAAAGTTTTATAATTATTTATGGTTTATAGATTTTTATATGATTCAATATCATGATAAAAAGAAAATTAAATTTATCATTCCAGAATTTATTTTCCATACAAATAATATACTTTTTCATGATAAAAAAAATTCTTTTTTAAATCATATAAATATCGAAAACAGATTCCAATTCAATAATTTTATAGATGTTCATAAAACAATATATTTTCATGCTGGACTGAATCATAATATGAGCATGACTACTTATTTTTATTTTTTTTATCCTTATTTAAAGGGTTCATCTAAAATTTTGTATAAAGATTTTTATACATGGAATTTCCAAGATTTTTATGTTTCAAGTTTTCAAAACTTAGATTTTTCAACAAATATAGTATCTATTCCGTTCTATAAAATTTGGAATTTTAAAAATATTTTTTTATTAAAACATCAAATAAAACCTATTTTATCTTTTCATGTTAAATACTTTCCTCCTGTTTTTTATAACGTAAAAAATCATTTTGAGAAAAGAATAAATTTTATTTTAGATAACGATTGTATAAGTACAATAAAAAATCCATGGAATGGTGTTGAGAAAAAAATAGAAATTTTTAAAGAAATAAATACCTCATTTCTTATTGATCATAATTTTATGAAATGGGAAAATTTTCATATTACGGGTAATACTGATTTAGCAAAAAATTCGGAAATCAAATATAAAGTAGGAATAGATTTTGGAAAAAAAGAAAAAAAAAATAAAATAATATATTTTGATTTTTCTTTTTCTTCTAATTATAAAATAAATTTTTTTCCTGTTAAAAATAAATTTCAAAAAAAAGGGAAAAATCGTTATGATTACTTTTTTTTCGATAGAAAAAATTATGCAAAATATTCAATCCCGTTAAATTTAAAAATTGATTTTCATTCCAATTATGAAAAAAATTTTTTTAACAAAAAACAATTATTTCATACTCTTTTAAATTTTAATGGATCTATAAATATTACAAAATATTGGAAAATAAGTTTTAATACAGATTACAATTTGTTAAAAAATCAAATCATATTCGCTAATATTATTTTTGATAGAGATATAAGAAGCTTTGATATGAGTTTTAATTGTGTTCTTGCAAAAAATTATTCCTGGTCTTTTTTTATTGGATTAAAAGATCCAAACTTCAGAAATATTATACAATACAATGAAAAAAACTAA
- a CDS encoding rod shape-determining protein encodes MGLVIDFMKNLFTQEIAIDLGTANTLIMHNNKVIVDLPSIIAIDVRTKKVLAVGEEAKQMQGKTHENIKIYKPLKDGVIADYQVAELMIKEFLKKIPGVNNKFFTPSLTMVICIPSGITEVEKRAVKDSAQHLNAKEVYLIEEPMAAAIGSGISVTKAEGNMIIDIGGGTTECGVIALGGIVCQKSIKIAGDVFTNDIAYFLRSKYNLYIGERTAEKIKIDIGAAMESIETPPKEIHIQGRDLPTGKPKEMNLSYKETIPALDKSILRIEDAVMETLSRTPPELAADIYKTGIYMAGGGSLLRGLDKRISNKTGLSVYLVEDPLRAVVKGTGVALKNIDKFTFLMK; translated from the coding sequence ATGGGATTAGTAATAGATTTTATGAAGAATCTTTTTACTCAAGAAATAGCTATAGATTTAGGTACAGCAAATACACTGATTATGCATAATAACAAAGTAATAGTAGACTTACCTTCAATAATAGCTATAGATGTAAGAACAAAAAAAGTATTAGCAGTAGGGGAAGAAGCTAAACAAATGCAAGGAAAAACACATGAAAATATAAAAATTTACAAACCATTGAAAGATGGAGTCATTGCAGATTATCAAGTGGCAGAACTTATGATTAAAGAATTTCTTAAAAAAATTCCAGGTGTAAATAACAAATTTTTTACTCCATCATTAACAATGGTTATTTGTATTCCATCCGGAATCACAGAAGTGGAAAAAAGAGCCGTAAAAGATTCAGCTCAGCATCTTAATGCTAAAGAAGTATATCTTATTGAAGAGCCCATGGCCGCTGCTATAGGTTCAGGTATTTCTGTCACCAAAGCTGAAGGAAATATGATTATTGATATAGGAGGAGGAACCACAGAATGTGGAGTCATAGCTTTAGGTGGAATAGTATGTCAAAAATCTATAAAAATAGCTGGAGATGTTTTTACTAATGATATTGCTTATTTTCTTCGTTCTAAATATAATCTGTATATTGGAGAAAGAACTGCAGAAAAAATAAAAATAGATATAGGAGCGGCTATGGAATCTATAGAAACTCCTCCAAAGGAAATTCATATACAAGGAAGAGATCTTCCAACAGGAAAACCTAAAGAAATGAATCTTTCTTATAAGGAAACAATTCCTGCTTTAGATAAATCGATTTTACGAATTGAGGATGCCGTTATGGAAACTCTTTCTAGAACTCCCCCAGAACTTGCCGCAGATATTTACAAAACAGGAATATATATGGCAGGTGGAGGATCTCTATTAAGAGGATTAGATAAAAGAATTTCCAATAAAACCGGTCTTTCTGTTTATTTAGTAGAAGATCCTTTGAGAGCTGTAGTAAAAGGAACAGGAGTTGCGTTAAAAAATATTGATAAATTTACATTTTTAATGAAATAG
- a CDS encoding Rid family detoxifying hydrolase: protein MIPKKFSIEKIPSYGPYNTCVLVAGFLFISGQIAVDEKKEMLISGNIEIETKKVMENIKIILSENGIGFSNVVKTSIFITDISFISRINNVYSKFFHEGNYPARETIQVSALPKNANIEISLIAYKN from the coding sequence ATGATACCAAAAAAATTTTCAATAGAAAAAATTCCATCTTATGGACCATATAATACATGTGTTCTTGTTGCAGGTTTTTTATTTATTTCTGGACAAATAGCTGTAGATGAAAAAAAAGAAATGCTAATATCAGGGAATATAGAAATAGAAACAAAAAAAGTTATGGAAAATATAAAAATTATTCTTTCAGAAAATGGAATAGGATTTTCAAATGTTGTAAAGACTTCTATTTTTATAACAGACATAAGTTTTATTTCTAGAATAAATAATGTGTATTCCAAATTTTTTCATGAAGGAAATTATCCTGCTAGAGAAACTATACAAGTTTCTGCTCTTCCAAAAAATGCTAATATTGAAATATCCTTAATAGCATATAAAAATTAA
- the folK gene encoding 2-amino-4-hydroxy-6-hydroxymethyldihydropteridine diphosphokinase, which produces MKEHDVFLLQGSNKKDKKKYLDKSLILISKKIGKIIRISSYFESEAWNMKNYSIFYNRALYIKTDYSPIDLLKKIFNVEFIVGRRKNICTGEYQNREIDIDILFYDHIIIYSFILTIPHPLLHLRRFVLEPMCEIAPNKNHPIFNLTILEMLGLCMDKLYVKKIV; this is translated from the coding sequence ATGAAAGAACACGATGTATTCTTGTTGCAAGGAAGTAATAAAAAAGATAAAAAAAAATATTTAGATAAATCTTTAATTTTAATTTCTAAAAAAATAGGTAAAATTATTAGAATTTCATCATATTTTGAAAGCGAAGCATGGAATATGAAAAATTATTCTATTTTTTATAATAGAGCTTTATACATAAAAACAGATTATTCTCCTATTGATCTTTTAAAAAAAATTTTTAATGTAGAATTTATTGTAGGTAGAAGAAAAAATATTTGTACAGGAGAATATCAAAATCGAGAAATAGATATAGATATTTTATTTTATGATCATATTATTATATATAGTTTCATTTTGACAATTCCTCATCCATTATTACATTTACGAAGATTTGTTTTAGAACCTATGTGTGAAATCGCACCAAATAAAAATCATCCAATATTTAATTTAACTATTTTAGAAATGTTAGGATTATGTATGGATAAATTATATGTAAAAAAAATTGTATAA